From the genome of Scytonema hofmannii PCC 7110, one region includes:
- a CDS encoding cation-transporting P-type ATPase: MVQVISPVGLSEKQPQVWHTLEIGEAIALLETHLEKGLSSNQVKQKLAKFGTNELTAKKTKPWWLKFLLQFNQPLLIILLCAGLVKALSGSLVNAGVIWGVTTTNAIIGFVQESKAEGAIAALAKAITTETTVIRNGQKLRIPSQELVPGDIVLIASGDKVPADLRLIEAKNLQIDESGLTGESVAVEKITSVLKSETPLAERKNMAYAGGFVTFGQAKGIVVATGNNTETGHISQLMEQHTDISTPLTRKFDKFSQNWLRVVLGLATLTFVVGLSYKGLQDALEAAVALTVSAIPEGLPAVVTVTLAIGVSRMAKRNAIIRKLPAVETLGSATVVCSDKTGTLTENQMTVQAIYAGGHQYTASGVGYAPEGEILRDDKPVNLNTDKGLQECLLAGILCNDSNLENKDGKWVVVGDPTEGALITSARKAGLNQSFLAKQMRKLDAIPFESDYQYMATLHETPIGSTIYIKGSVEAIFKRCTLMLNTEGQPRPMDCVETLRQTTIEREVNIMARQGLRVLALAKKPVPDSQITVNHPDIDTGLIFLGLQGMIDPPRESAIKAVQACQEAGIQVKMITGDHAVTAQAIARRMGIHKNGSVLAFTGAELAKMDKAELAQVAEEGVVFARVTPEQKLRLVEALQSKGEIVAMTGDGVNDAPALKQADIGIAMGGAGTEVAKEASDMLLTDDNFASIEAAVEEGRAVYKNLLKAICFILPVNGGESMTILLSVLLSRELPILALQVLWLNMLNSITMTVPLAFEPKAQNVMKKPPRHPNEPILSSSRLKRILAVSLFNWVVIFGVFEYIQATTGDVNLARTMAINSLIAGRIFYLLSISQLVPNLIAKMDGTIQENVDIPAIGLGILGAILLQIVFSHVPLINEVFSTAPLTLQQWLFCLAVGSPMILWATVVNKLDPPN; encoded by the coding sequence ATGGTTCAGGTTATATCTCCCGTTGGACTGTCCGAGAAGCAGCCCCAGGTTTGGCATACTTTGGAAATTGGGGAAGCGATCGCACTTCTAGAAACTCACCTAGAGAAGGGATTGAGCAGTAACCAAGTCAAACAAAAATTGGCGAAGTTTGGGACAAACGAACTGACAGCAAAGAAAACCAAACCTTGGTGGTTAAAGTTTCTCTTGCAATTTAACCAACCACTGCTGATAATTTTGCTCTGTGCGGGTTTAGTCAAAGCGCTGTCGGGAAGTTTGGTAAATGCAGGCGTGATTTGGGGCGTTACTACCACCAATGCCATCATTGGTTTTGTGCAGGAATCCAAAGCTGAAGGCGCGATCGCAGCCCTTGCTAAAGCCATTACCACAGAAACCACCGTCATCCGTAACGGCCAAAAACTACGCATTCCTTCACAAGAATTAGTTCCAGGAGACATAGTTTTAATTGCTTCTGGTGACAAAGTGCCAGCAGATTTACGATTAATAGAAGCCAAAAATTTACAAATTGATGAATCTGGACTTACGGGTGAATCCGTCGCGGTAGAAAAAATTACCTCTGTCTTAAAGAGCGAAACCCCCCTCGCAGAACGCAAGAACATGGCATATGCAGGAGGCTTCGTCACCTTTGGACAGGCAAAGGGGATCGTAGTTGCCACAGGAAATAATACCGAAACCGGGCATATTTCCCAATTAATGGAGCAACACACGGATATTTCTACTCCTTTAACCCGAAAATTTGATAAATTCAGCCAAAATTGGCTGCGGGTAGTTTTGGGATTGGCAACTCTCACCTTTGTTGTAGGGCTGAGTTACAAAGGCTTACAAGATGCTTTAGAAGCAGCAGTAGCGTTAACTGTCAGCGCTATTCCTGAAGGGTTGCCAGCTGTTGTGACAGTAACACTGGCGATTGGTGTATCGCGTATGGCAAAGCGGAATGCGATTATTCGCAAATTACCAGCTGTCGAAACTTTAGGGAGTGCAACTGTTGTCTGTTCTGATAAAACAGGCACTCTCACAGAAAACCAGATGACAGTACAAGCTATTTATGCTGGGGGACACCAATATACAGCCAGTGGTGTAGGTTATGCACCAGAAGGAGAAATTCTGAGGGATGATAAACCAGTCAATTTAAACACTGATAAAGGCTTGCAAGAGTGTTTGTTAGCAGGAATTTTGTGCAATGACTCCAACTTAGAAAACAAAGATGGAAAGTGGGTAGTCGTTGGAGATCCAACAGAGGGAGCATTAATTACCTCTGCCCGTAAAGCGGGTCTTAATCAATCTTTCCTAGCCAAGCAAATGCGAAAGCTGGACGCCATTCCCTTTGAATCTGATTATCAGTACATGGCGACATTGCATGAAACTCCTATAGGTAGCACTATATACATTAAAGGTTCAGTAGAGGCAATTTTTAAGCGCTGCACCCTGATGTTGAATACAGAAGGACAGCCCCGTCCAATGGACTGTGTAGAAACCTTACGCCAAACCACCATTGAACGAGAAGTCAACATCATGGCACGGCAAGGTTTGCGGGTACTGGCTTTAGCAAAGAAACCCGTACCGGATTCTCAAATTACAGTCAATCATCCCGACATTGACACTGGGTTAATTTTCCTAGGCTTGCAAGGGATGATCGATCCGCCTCGTGAGAGTGCCATCAAGGCAGTACAAGCCTGCCAAGAAGCAGGAATTCAAGTCAAGATGATTACTGGTGACCATGCAGTTACAGCACAGGCTATAGCTAGACGCATGGGAATTCACAAAAATGGTTCAGTTCTGGCATTCACTGGTGCAGAACTGGCAAAAATGGATAAAGCGGAACTCGCACAAGTTGCAGAAGAAGGTGTGGTATTCGCCCGTGTTACGCCAGAACAGAAGTTGCGCTTGGTAGAGGCGCTGCAATCTAAAGGCGAGATAGTGGCAATGACGGGAGATGGTGTTAATGATGCACCCGCATTAAAGCAAGCAGATATCGGAATCGCCATGGGTGGTGCGGGTACGGAAGTTGCTAAAGAAGCCTCAGATATGTTGCTGACCGATGATAACTTTGCCTCCATTGAAGCCGCAGTAGAGGAAGGACGGGCAGTTTATAAAAATCTCTTAAAAGCTATTTGCTTTATTCTCCCGGTTAATGGAGGGGAATCGATGACAATTTTACTAAGCGTATTGTTGTCAAGAGAATTACCCATTTTGGCGCTACAAGTTCTCTGGCTTAATATGCTGAATTCCATAACCATGACAGTGCCATTGGCATTTGAACCCAAAGCACAAAATGTCATGAAAAAACCTCCTCGCCATCCCAATGAACCCATACTTTCTAGTAGCAGATTAAAGCGAATTTTAGCAGTTTCTCTGTTTAATTGGGTTGTGATATTTGGGGTTTTTGAATATATTCAAGCTACAACAGGTGATGTCAATTTGGCTAGAACAATGGCAATTAATTCATTGATTGCAGGTAGGATATTTTATTTGTTGAGTATCAGTCAGTTAGTGCCAAATTTGATTGCTAAAATGGATGGTACAATTCAAGAAAATGTAGATATTCCGGCAATTGGGTTGGGAATTCTGGGGGCAATTCTTTTACAAATTGTCTTTTCTCATGTGCCTTTGATTAATGAAGTTTTTTCTACAGCACCACTAACATTACAGCAATGGTTATTCTGTTTGGCTGTAGGTTCGCCAATGATTTTGTGGGCTACGGTTGTGAATAAGTTAGATCCACCAAATTGA
- a CDS encoding ATP-binding protein has translation MNLNLSVTLELIGRSAEFQQIVEILARDGDLLIAGVPGSGRRTLVRGAAQEVGAIMLEVDCIRATDGQRFLQLLAETISQNFEPVPIREWLAKTGGEFFAFHPEGNGGKLKPLRFLNQKQLWQTFEMLIALPQKLAEDTSKQVVLILQSFPHIRSWDRNGLWETTLRREIKQQDRVSYVLIATIAEISNHPEDNNYPLDVVQLPPLAKDVMAVWAREMLHASGLTFDARSRALQLFLNAVQGHIGDAVSLIRRLQTFRRPDGLIAEHEVQLAIEGLLKDLSIVFESLLMLLPANQVHLLECLAIDPTEKPQSKEYIQKHGLSRGGSLQGALLGLQHKGLIYGHEQGYRFALPLLALWLCERLI, from the coding sequence GTGAATTTGAATTTGTCTGTAACTTTAGAATTGATTGGGCGCTCAGCAGAATTTCAGCAGATAGTGGAAATTCTGGCACGGGATGGAGATTTGTTAATAGCGGGAGTACCGGGAAGTGGACGGCGTACTCTAGTGCGAGGTGCAGCCCAAGAAGTAGGAGCAATAATGTTAGAGGTAGACTGCATTCGCGCTACTGATGGGCAGAGATTTTTACAATTGTTAGCAGAAACGATTAGTCAAAACTTTGAACCAGTTCCCATTCGGGAATGGTTAGCGAAAACTGGAGGTGAATTCTTTGCTTTTCATCCTGAAGGTAATGGCGGTAAGCTCAAACCTTTGCGTTTTCTCAATCAGAAGCAGCTATGGCAAACGTTTGAAATGCTGATTGCTTTGCCACAAAAGTTGGCAGAAGATACAAGCAAGCAAGTGGTGTTGATATTGCAAAGTTTTCCTCACATACGTTCCTGGGATCGCAATGGTTTGTGGGAAACAACACTAAGACGAGAAATTAAACAGCAAGATCGCGTAAGTTACGTATTAATCGCAACTATTGCAGAAATTAGCAATCACCCAGAAGACAACAACTACCCGTTAGACGTTGTACAGTTACCCCCTTTAGCAAAAGATGTCATGGCTGTTTGGGCGAGAGAGATGCTACACGCTTCGGGATTGACATTTGATGCGCGATCGCGTGCATTGCAGTTATTTCTAAATGCAGTACAAGGACACATTGGCGATGCTGTGTCCCTCATTCGCCGCCTCCAAACATTTCGCCGTCCTGATGGTTTAATCGCCGAACACGAAGTACAGCTAGCAATTGAAGGGTTGCTCAAAGATTTATCTATCGTTTTTGAGTCTTTGCTGATGCTACTTCCGGCTAATCAAGTGCATCTTTTAGAATGTTTGGCTATCGACCCAACAGAAAAACCTCAGAGTAAAGAGTATATTCAGAAACATGGTTTGTCTCGTGGTGGAAGCCTTCAGGGTGCATTGTTGGGATTGCAGCACAAAGGCTTAATTTACGGTCACGAACAAGGTTATCGATTTGCGTTACCGTTACTGGCTTTATGGTTATGCGAGCGTTTGATTTGA
- a CDS encoding Tab2/Atab2 family RNA-binding protein produces the protein MKIWQADFYRCQEPDASGQVLWYLLICDANRSFEYEATCPQAKANSSWVASQLQQAAREKLPNLLQVFRPQSLSILEQAGKSLGITVEPTRQALALKQWLQEKQYPIALDKPPPTPLPENLWGEQWRFASLAAGEVVDAFSDRPIPVLEMPEHLQPLNLGLASTVPVPGVVIYGGRQSMRLARWLQQAHPIALNYIAGTPDGLVLEAGLVDRWIVATFEDKEVTNAARVYAQRKQQSRGLHFLVVQPDDSGMTYTGFWLLSDQ, from the coding sequence ATGAAAATTTGGCAAGCTGATTTCTATCGATGTCAAGAGCCAGATGCATCTGGACAAGTTTTATGGTACTTGCTGATTTGTGATGCAAATCGCAGCTTTGAATATGAAGCCACTTGTCCGCAAGCAAAAGCGAACTCTAGTTGGGTGGCTTCTCAACTTCAGCAAGCAGCTAGAGAAAAACTGCCAAACTTACTTCAAGTTTTTCGCCCTCAATCTCTCAGCATACTCGAACAAGCGGGAAAGAGTTTGGGCATTACAGTAGAACCAACTCGCCAAGCTCTTGCATTGAAACAGTGGTTGCAAGAAAAGCAGTATCCTATAGCTTTGGATAAACCACCCCCCACACCATTACCAGAAAATTTATGGGGAGAACAATGGCGTTTTGCATCACTCGCTGCTGGTGAAGTGGTAGATGCATTTAGCGATCGTCCTATCCCCGTTTTAGAAATGCCAGAGCATCTACAACCTCTCAATTTAGGTTTGGCATCAACAGTACCCGTTCCGGGAGTCGTTATTTATGGTGGACGACAATCCATGCGTTTAGCACGGTGGTTGCAACAAGCCCATCCCATAGCCTTGAATTATATTGCTGGTACACCTGATGGATTGGTGTTGGAAGCAGGTTTAGTTGACAGGTGGATTGTTGCTACATTTGAAGATAAAGAAGTGACAAATGCTGCGAGGGTTTACGCACAACGGAAGCAACAAAGTCGAGGACTGCACTTTTTAGTCGTGCAACCGGATGATTCTGGTATGACTTATACGGGTTTTTGGCTACTCAGTGACCAGTGA